Genomic window (Myxocyprinus asiaticus isolate MX2 ecotype Aquarium Trade chromosome 26, UBuf_Myxa_2, whole genome shotgun sequence):
aagtcaCCTTTGAAAGCACCGAATTTAAAAGTTCTGTATTGTCAAAGTTACTAACAAACATCATCCAGTCTCCAGTTCAAAGTTTGTCTGTTGTAAATATGACCTTTTCACAGGACACAGAACAAGGAATTAATATCCTCAGTGTCCCGGATGCAAGTAAAATCGGAAGTCTTAAAACGGTAATGTTTGACAAAATgcataacaaaaaatatttgctCCCTAAAGTTTTGATCAATGGTTCGCTCTTCTCTGGTGTAAAAAAGTTCAAGTTCTCACACTCTGGCATGATAATTGTACCTTGCGGATTATTAGGCGATTTGTTGTTGGAAGAGCTAGATGTCTCCAATAACCTTTTGACAGGCGGTGGTCTATGGTACAAGTGCCCCAATGATCATCCTTTCCCAGTCCTGAAAcggctcattttgagggaaaacaGTTTTAAGGACCTCCCCTTTATTGCAAATAAAACccacttaatgtcctgtttgcaGGCCCTCGATTTGAGTCGGAATTCGTTAGAAGGTTCCGGAAGGAGTATATGGCCATCTCACCTCAAAGAGCTCTCATTGAGTGAAAACTTCCTGGGAGAATCTGTGTTCAGTCACCTCTCTCCACACTTAATTTCTCTGAATCTATCATGGACTGCCATCACAACCCTTAACACCGATTCTCTTCGGCAGCTCAAGAACCTGAAAAAGCTCGATCTGAGCTCTAATTTCATCAGGTCACTTCCTTTAGATCTGTCATTGCCTGCATTGGAGGAGTTGCATTTGGACAACAACGACATCACTTCTTTCCAACCGGGTACATTCCAAGGACTCCCAAAGCTGAGGAAGCTTAAAGCTGGAAATAACTCATTCATTTGTGACTGCAATCTCTACTGGTTCATTGCTATCTTCAACAAATCACTGCTTGTGGGTTGGCCATTGGACTACAAGTGCAAGTTCTCAGAAACACTCTTGCGAGACATCCATCTCAGCAGGATATCTTGCGACCTGTGTAGTCAGTTACTTGTTTCCGTGACTGTCATtctctttgtctctttttctTTAGGGGTTGTCTTTAATGTTTTAGATGGTGCATGGTACATTAGGATGCTATGGATTTGGCTGAGAGTGAAGCGTAGGGGGCAACAGGAGGCGGGTCGATTGGACAGCGCTTCGTTACGATACCATGCGTTCATCTCTTACAGTCAAACTGATGTCCACTGGGTTTCCACACAGTTGATCCCAAACCTGGAGGAAGCCAGCTTCCGATTGTGCATCCACGAGCAAGACTTTCTCCCAGGTGCCTGGATTATTGACAACATCATTAACTGCATCGAGAGGAGCTACAAAATGGTGTTTGTGTTGTCTCAGAGCTTCGTGCAGAGCGAGTGGTGTAACTACGAACTGTTGTTTGCCCAGCACAGAGCCCTTACGACCCGGCAGGACTCTCTGGTCTTTGTTCTTCTggagcccattcctccagactccCTGCCTAGAAAGTTTCTGCGTTTGAGGAGCCTACTCCGAAAGCAGACCTATCTGCAGTGGCCCAAGTATAAAATGAAGCAGAGGATTTTCTGGGCCAGTCTAAAAACCACGCTTTGCACAGCAGACATGGTGCTAAACCATGTAGCGGGGGAGATTGTGAAACTGTGTCCTAGATGATCTCAAACACGCTCTTGTAGGCCATACATACAAAATCTATAACTCGCTAGTAATTCGTGAAATATCAATAATATTTGCAATCACATGTGCAAGtgagaaactaaattaaaaactcTCTCCTAGTGGGATATCTTTTGgctgaagttttgatattttgcaTCTAATTGGTCGCAGACTTATTTGTTGGCTCTCAATCCCAGAAACTGGGGATTTCAAATTGCTTATCGTTTATTTCTTAATTCTAAAGATGTGGTCATGCTTGGCTTTGAGTATTAAATTATATCTTTCAAGCAATGGACTGGATGTTATGTCGTGCTCGAGGGCTTCtggttataataaataatatatcagAAATAACAACTAATACAACCTTAAAACTGCTATAATATACTATCTAATCACTTTCGCTATTTACAGTCTTTTGACAGTTCCTCACACGTCAATGTTTACGGAGTGGGTTGATGACATGTAGCGATGGCctgaggttagttacgttgatatcactACCTACTTGAGTTGTTTTGACAGATGAAAACTGCACAActtgagcctgaactcatttgtACTCCAACCAACATAAAATGCTTCTTCTCCTTCTCGATCGCTTGTTTTCGGTAgcttttacattgcttcttatggagaccagaACTAGAAAACCAGTTCagcggcaattagaatcatcacgGCACCGCCCAATGGTTGCTCATTAAAAGTCACATATTTAATTGAGAAATCTTGTGGCAGgggttttgatattttttgtggACAATGATAACATTTGGCTTCTAGTCCCAGTTTATGTTTATTGATTGTTTATTTTTGATGCTAGCTCAGCTTAGATTCGGCTGTCTACTTTGCCCCTTCTACTAATTATCCAGCTTAATTTACTGCTTTTGCAATGCATTTAGATTCTGTAATGTGTAATATCTGTATACAGACGTGTATAGATTCAAATTCCATATAGTTTGTCGCATTTTACATTGTTGCATACTATTCtattatcaatatttttattttcaagtttttactctaaatcattaTTTACTTTTTCATATACCCCATATGAGTGTTGATATCACCTGTTTAAGACCATTAACCAAATGTAAACATTGTTTTACTACCTAAATGTATCAGGACATTGTACTTCATTAAagccaaaataaaatgtaattctaTGTCTTAGTCTGTCCCAGTTTCTCCAGCACGTGGGGTGTGTTAGTTTCATAATTCCTCTGTTCCACCCTTCTATTATGTTACATAATCTCTTTCTGTTTTGCAGGACTCCATAAATAGCTGCTTGTAACTTGCAGCCCTGTAATAAATAACTAGACCAAGACCTCaaagaatgtttatatatatatatatatacatatatatatacacacacacacacacacacatatatttatatatacacacacacacacacatatatttatatacacacacacacatatatatttatatatatatatatatatatatatatatatatacacacacacacacacacacacacacacacacacacacacacacacatacatatatatacacacacacacatatatatacacacacacacatatatatacacacacacacacacatatatatatatacacacacacacacatatttatatacacacacacacatatatattatatatatacacacacacacacatatatatataggtacatcacacacacacttagatatatacacacacacagcacatatatttcagtatattcacacacacatatatatacacacacatacgtatattaaatatatatatcatatgcacacacacacacagtagtttaagtctatatgatatatatatacacatatgatGATATATagctcatatatatataaacacacacacacttcactatATCATaatattagaatacatcataacacatttttagtgaattgttggccttctggaaagtatgttaatttactgtatatgtactcaatacttggtaggggctcctttgctttaattactgcctcaatttggcgtggcatggaggtgatcagtttatggcactgctgaggtggtatggaagcccaggtttctttgacagtggccttcagctcatctgcattatttgatctcttgtttctcattttcctcttgacaataccccatagattctctatagggttcaggtctggtgagtttgctggccagtcaagcacaccaacaccatggtcatttaaccaacttttggtgcttttggcagtgtgggcaggtgccaaatcctgctggaaaatgaaatcagcatctttaaaagctggtcagcagaaggaagcatgaagtactccaaaagttcttggtaaacgggtgcagtgactttgattttcaaaaacacaatggaccaacaccaacagatgacattgcatcccaaatcatcacagactgtggaaacttaacactggacttcaagcaacttgggctatgagcttctccacccttcctcaactctaggaccttggttccaaattaaatacaaaacttgctctcatctgaaaacaggactttggaccactgggcaacagtccagttcttcttctccttagcccaggtaagacgctctgacgttgtctgtggttcaggagtagcttaacaagaggaatacgacaactgtagccaaattccttgatatGTCTATATGTAGTGGCTCTTGAtgctttgaccccagcctcagtccattccttgtgaagttcacccataTTCATGAATCGATTTTACTTGATAATCATAAGGCTGCgattctctcagttggttgtgcatcttttactTCCACAcgtttcccttccactcaactttctgttaacatgcttggatacagcactctgtgaacagccagcttatttggcaatgaatgtttatggcttaccctccttgtgaagggtgtcaatgattgtcttctgacagctgtcagatcagcagtcttccctatgattgtgtagcctagtgaaccaaactgagagaccattttgaaggctcatgaaacttttgcaggtgttttgagttgattagctgattggcatgtcacacatattctatattttttgagacagtgataTATGGTGGGTTTATGTTAAATGTGAGCACACAAATCATCACATATTAAATAGATACTAAAGACTATATACCTActatcagtctgtgtgcactgaatttatttacatACACGAGTTTCACACATTTGAGTATGAATTACATGAAATAAATGATACTTTATCCACGACATTCTatatttattgagatgcacctgtatatacacacacacacatatatattatatacacacacacacatatatatatatatatatatatacacacacacacacatatatatatatatatacacacacacacacttatatatatacacacacacacacatatatttatatacacacacacacatatatatacacacacacacatatatattaatatatatatatatatacacacacacatatatatttatatatatatatatacacacacatatatatatatatatatatacacacacacacacatatatatatacacacacacacttatatatatatatatacacacacacacatatatatatatatatacacacacacacacacacatatatattaatatatatatatatacacacacacacacatatatatttatatatatatatatatacacacacacatatatatatatatatatatatatacacacacacacttatatatatatatatatacacacacacacacatatatatatatacacacacacatatatattaatatatatatatatatacacacacacacatatatatttatatatatatatatatacacacacacatatatatatatatatatacacacacacacttatatatatatatatatacacacacacacatatatatatatatacacacacacacacatatatatttatatatatatatacacacacatatatatatatatatatatatatatatacacacacacacatatatatatttatatataaatacacacatatacagtatatttatatacacacacacacatatatatatttatatatatatatacacacacacacacatatatatttatatataaatacacacacatatatatatatatatatatatatatatatacacacacacatatatatatctatatatttatatatatatatatatatcacacacacacacacatatatatatatatatatatatatatatatatatatatatatacatacacacacacacacacacacacacacacatatatatatatatatatatatatacacacacacaaacatatatatttatacacacacacacacacacacatatatatatttatatataaatacatacacacacacacatatatatatatatatatatatatatatatacacacacacttatatatatatatatacacacacacacacacatatatatatatatatatatatatacacacacacacatatatatttatatatatatatacacacacacacatatatatatatatatatatatatatatacacacacacacatatatatatatatacacacacacatatatattaatatatatatatatacacacacacacatatatattgtatatatatatatacacacacacatatatatatatatatatacacacacacacttatatatatatatatatacacacacacacacatatatatttatatatatatatacacacacacacatatatatttatatatatatatatatacacacacacatatatatatatatatatatacacacacacactatatatatatatatacacacacacacacatatatatttatatatatatatacacacatatatatatatatatatatacacacacacacatatatatatttatatataaatacacacatatacagtatatttatatacacacacacacatatatatatttatatatatatatacacacacacacacatatatatttatatataaatacacacacacatatatatatatatatatatatatatacacacacacatatatatatatatatatatatatatacacacacacacacatatatatatatatatatatatatatatatatatacatacacacacacacacacacacacacatatatatatatatatatatatatacacacacacatatatatatatatatacacacacacacacatatatatatatatatatatatatatatacacacacacacacacacacacacacacacacacatatatatatatatacacacacacaaacatatatatttatatacacacacacacacacacacatatatatatttatatataaatacatacacacacacatatatatatatatatatatatatatatatatatatatatatatatatatatatacatatacatatatatatatacacacacacacacacatacaggtgcatctcaataaattagaatgtcatggaaaagttcatttatttcagtaattcaactcaaattgtgaaactcgtgtattaaataaattcaatgcacacagactgaagtagtttaagtctttggttcttttaattgtgatgattttggctcacatttaacaaaaacccaccaattcactatctcaaaaaattagaatatggtgacatgccaatcagctaatcaactcaaaacacttgcaaaggtttcctgagccttcaaaatggtctctcagtttggttcactaggctacacaatcatggggaagactgctgatctgacagttgtccagaagacaatcattgacacccttcacaaggagggtaagccacaaacattcattgccaaagaagctggctgttcacagagtgctgtatccaagcatgttaacagaaagttgagtggaaggaaaaagtgtggaagaaaaagatgcacaaccaaccgagagaaccgcagccttatgaggattgtcaagcaaaatcgattcaagaatttgggtgaacttcacaaggaatggactgaggctggggtcaaggcatcaagagccaccacacacagacgtgtcaaggaatttggctatagttgttgtattcctcttgttaagccactcctgaaccacagacaacgtcagaggcgtcttacctgggctaaggagaagaagaactggactgttgcccagtggtccaaagtcctcttttcagatgagagcaagttttgtatttcatttggaaaccaaggtcctagagtctggaggaagggtggagaagctcatagcccaagttgcttgaagtccagtgttaagtttccacagtctgtgatgatttggggtgcaatgtcatctgctggtgttggtccattgtgttttttgaaaaccaaagtcactgcacccgtttaccaagaaattttggagcacttcatgcttccttctgctgaccagctttttaaagatgctgatttcattttccagcaggatttggcacctgcccacactgccaaaagcaccaaaagttggttaaatgaccatggtgttggtgtgcttgactgaccagcaaactcaccagacctgaaccccatagagaatctatggggtattgtcaagaggaaaatgagaaacaagagaccaaaaaatgcagatgagctgaaggccactgtcaaagaaacctgggcttccataccacctcagcagtgccacagactgatcacctccatgccacaccgaattgaggcagtaattaaagcaaaaggagcccctaccaagtattgagtacatatacagtaaatgaacatactttccagaaggccaacaattcactaaaaatgattttttttattggtcttatgatgtattctaattttttgagatagtgaattggtgggtttttgttaaatgtgagccaaaatcatcacaattaaaagaaccaaagacttaaactacttcagtctgtgtgcattgaatttatttaatacacgagtttcacaatttgagttgaattactgaaataaatgaacttttccacgacattctaatttattgagatgcacctgtatatatatgtttgtgtgtttgtatagtATACATTTTGTAAAGGATTTATTCATCAAGGCAACATTTGTTATACTGCCTTTATTTTATGttgatttgaaataaaatgtgaatTACAAAGACACCCAAAAGTAAAAAGTCCTGACATATTATGGTGATGAATATTTAGGAGAAATGAATATAGTTTTcatgaaaaaatacaaatcacAATACAGAAAATCAAAATGGTTTTAATAATAGGCTTCATTTTGtttatgcaaaatgtatttttttcttttgattttgtgacttgtaatattatttattttttttagattcacCCTGTCATTATGGGAATACATCTAGACAAAGATAGTCCCACTCATTATCATACTTAAACGttcaaacaattatttaatttatagttTTACATGTTTAATTATAGTCTTAACTCAAGATGAAATCTACTCTTTTGTTGTGATGCTATTCCTTACTTTTATCACAGACACCCTATTGTTCAAATGCCTGTCAAAAAAGGCCACATTACTTGCCCACATCTCAGCACTCAACTGAAATGCATCTCTTTTGTCACTCTTAACAGGTGTTGACCACATAaatca
Coding sequences:
- the LOC127417123 gene encoding toll-like receptor 1, giving the protein MEGRQLFPDVFLVLLLLVNEGRSTPSLQLAVPCSVEAQFRIDLSNHNLDDVPSNLPKSTQYLDLSYNKIQTLSSGALAFLSHLCVLKISHNSLHFISPAAFHENSRLQELDLSFNKLMAIPEIQPLPDLSILDLSENLYGTYAFGKSYERMQSLTFLSVGSPQASVIKQSDFSPLKNLFLKQLILGVGGELTGYEPGSISKLVDLKELTLKMTFCLRPKLFSKLLEDLNETKLEKIILVNFLPEFCHVPDDLTDGFKHMQQKEVTFESTEFKSSVLSKLLTNIIQSPVQSLSVVNMTFSQDTEQGINILSVPDASKIGSLKTVMFDKMHNKKYLLPKVLINGSLFSGVKKFKFSHSGMIIVPCGLLGDLLLEELDVSNNLLTGGGLWYKCPNDHPFPVLKRLILRENSFKDLPFIANKTHLMSCLQALDLSRNSLEGSGRSIWPSHLKELSLSENFLGESVFSHLSPHLISLNLSWTAITTLNTDSLRQLKNLKKLDLSSNFIRSLPLDLSLPALEELHLDNNDITSFQPGTFQGLPKLRKLKAGNNSFICDCNLYWFIAIFNKSLLVGWPLDYKCKFSETLLRDIHLSRISCDLCSQLLVSVTVILFVSFSLGVVFNVLDGAWYIRMLWIWLRVKRRGQQEAGRLDSASLRYHAFISYSQTDVHWVSTQLIPNLEEASFRLCIHEQDFLPGAWIIDNIINCIERSYKMVFVLSQSFVQSEWCNYELLFAQHRALTTRQDSLVFVLLEPIPPDSLPRKFLRLRSLLRKQTYLQWPKYKMKQRIFWASLKTTLCTADMVLNHVAGEIVKLCPR